The window GACACCTTATCAATTTGGCGCCCCTTCTTTTCAAGTAACGACGTTTGACTGCAGTTCCTTTGTTCACTATATATATGGATTGCATGGTGTTACACTGCCGAGGACTTCTCGTCAACAAGCTTTAATAGGTCAACGTGTGCCGGTTGAAGAAATGCGACCAGGAGACTTACTGTTTTTCACTACCCCTAAGCGTAAGAAAAATAAAGGGCTAAGTAGAGTTGGGCACGTTGCTATCTATATAGGGAATGATAGGATACTTCATACTTCTAGAATAGAAAAAAAAGTTTCTATTGCAAGTCTAGATCCGTATTGGAGAGGGGTTTTAATTGGAGTAAGGAGGGTAGTTTAAGCACATGAAAAAGCCAGGGTGTTTGAAGACCCTGACTTCCACATAACTGAGTGAGTTTCATAATGTACAATTACTAAACGAAAAACGAATATTAAACCTATTACTTAATATAATTTACGTTTTATATCGAAGGCTATTTAATTATAAAAACGGAACATTCGTTTTTCACTAAACGAACAGTAATTATGAAATCGATTCAACTATTAATCTATTCTTTCTTGTTTCATAGAAAGTATTTTTGTTTGGTCGTTTTCTTGACCGAGCTCAAAAGTGACTTTGTATTGCCTTGTCGATAGCCCACCTTCATCTCGTTGCCCGACAGTCGTTGTCGCTATCACTTCAACGTTTCTCCCTTTTGTTTCTGGGAACATAGCGTTGACTTCAATATTTACTAAGTCTATATATTCTTTACGTAAGTCTTCATATGATTTGGAAGATTGTAGGTCACTACCGAGTAAAGAATATGCTGTCACATAGTCTCGATAATTAATACTTTCGAAAAAATAATGAACGATATATGTTGCAATGTCCTCGTTCGTCGTACTGCTTCCTGAGTTGTTGCCAGGCATATTCACTCCAATACGAGGTAAGGACTTCATCGGTGTTTGAATCCATGTGTCAACAAGTGGTAAGACATTTATAATAGGAATACTAAATCCGATTACACCTTGTTCTAAAATAGCGGAGTTAATACCTATTACTTCTCCGGTTCTACTATCAATTAGTGGACCGCCACTATTACCAGGAGCGATTGGTGCTGAGATTTGATACATGTCGTCATAACGAAAGGCATCAATATTAAACGAGCGTCCAAGTCCACTTACGATGCCGGTTGTCACCGTATTTTGTAAACCTAGCGGACTTCCAAGTGCAATTACTTCGTCTCCAAGTTCTGCTTTTCTTGATTTAGCGATTCTCATCGGTACTATTCCTTCTAATTCTGGAACGCGAACTACTGCCACATCTGTATCGACGCTAATACCAATTACTTCACCTGTTAATTCTCTTGAATCTGCCGTATTCACTTTCACTTCTTTTACATTCGGAACGACGTGGGCATTCGTAATGATATCCCCTTTGTCGTTATATAAAAAACCAGAGCCGTATGAGCCATCAGGTAGTTCTATTTTTACTACAAGTTTTTGAGATTCATATATTATTTCTTTTAATTGTTGAGGCACCGTTTCATTACTTCTGTCTTCTATTGGTACATATAAGCTAGAAGGCAATGCAAGCTGTTTTGGCACGTTTTTTTTAATCCATTGGTAAGAGTAAACGCCGGCTACAACAATTATAATAGTTGTTAGGATACTAAAGATCCATTTTGCTTTCATTGCATTCACACCTTTTTAATCTAAGTGAGTGATTCTTTAAACGTATCATGTAACAAATCAATCTAAGTACCACGTAATATTTTCAATCTCTACTTTCACTTCTTCAAATATACCGAAATAGTAATCTTCGAATTTTCCATATTGACTTTGCGGGATATGGTACGGATAAGCGGTTGTTTGGCGTGTGTCGATTATAACGCCTTCTTTATCTAAAATATTGTAAGTAATCGTTACAGAGTAAATTCCCGTTGTTGCGATATTATGAATTTGGCCTGTTACGGAAAGTCCCCCAAAGTCATCTAGTTCTGCTTCTAAATGAATGACTTCTACAGCAGCTGTTTTATTTTGCAATTCCTCTTTTTCTGCTGCTTCAATCGCTTTATCTAGTCTTTCCTGCTCAGCTAATTCAAACGCTTCTTGTTCTGATTGCACTCTATCTCTTAACGCTAATAGGCGGTCGTCATTTACAGCATATTGTAGCCCACGGTCGATAACAGAACGAGCACGGGTAAATTGTTTATTTTCTATCTCCAGTTCCGCTTCTTCCACTGTAAGTTGCACAATTCGATTTATCACTTGTTCTTTTACTGCCGCCCCATCTTCTGATGGTACAGAGGACAATACTTGAAGCTTTCGAGCTAGTTCGGAAACCGTCGTTAAACCTTCTAATTCTTCTACAATTTTACTTACTTTAATCGTAGCTTCCTTGTTTTCAATTTCTGATCGTAATTGTTTTATTAGTGGACCATCTATTCTTGGTAAACTTTCTTTAAGTTGGATGATCAACTTTTCCGCTTCTGCATACTCTTTTTCTAGTATTTTTTCATCAAGAAGTTGTAAGGATGTTTGAAAGTCTTGCATCAATTTAATAACTTCAATGTTATTTTTCACAATATGATAGTTTGGTCGAATATCGCTTGCTGCTTGTAAAATTTCTTTTGCTTTATCATACTCGCCTTCTAATGCAAATTCTTCTGCTTCACTTTGCATAGCGATTACTTTTGTATTCATATTTTGTTCGTGAAAATAATAGCTACTAATTATGGTGGCAAACACTAGTAAACTAGCAATTGGAAGGATGACAGGTAAATAGTGTCTAAATTTACTCTGTTTCGCGCGAGAGCTTCTATCTAGCAACGCTTCCTGTTCCACATTCTCCCCCGACATATCTTCTTCTTTTAAATTGGCTCCACAATTGGAGCAATAATTAGCCTCTTGGTTAACTTTCGCTCCACACTGGTGACAAAACATTATATAATAGCCTCCATCACTTTTCTCTCTTTCTACCATTTTACAATAATTCCAAGCTTAACGGGGAAATATTGCCTCATAAAAACAGTTTTCAAATTTGGGAAATACTGGTTTAAATTTTACAAACTCCTTACAGGTGCCTGACACTCGTCATATTATATGGCATTTTTCATTACAGTAGTGTTACAAGTGCCTGGCACCTGATACACTTTTGTAATAAAGGCCATCTCGTGCTAGAGATGGCCTTTGTTGGTATTATTTAGTATGTTTTTTGTTGCGAGTTGGTGCGTTCTTTTTTTTCGGTTTAAATGTTCTTTGAGGTCTTTGTGGTTTTTCTTCTACTAGGTTACCTCCGAACACTTCACGTTTTTGCAAAGTGATACCGATTTCTTTCGCAATTTGCTTTAATGTACGTTCTTCTCTTGGTGTTACGATAGAAATAACCGTACCAGTTGCTCCTTGTCGGCCTGTTCGTCCTGATCGGTGTGTATAACTCGACGCATCTTGCGGAATGTCGTATTGAATAACGTGTGTTAATTCTTTAATATCTAATCCACGCGCAGCAATATCTGTTGCTAAAAGAATCGGATATTCAGCATTTCGGAACTCTTTTAATGCTGTTTCACGATCTTTTTTGCTAGAATCACTGTGTAGTACCCCTACGTCTAACTGTTTGAACGCTAGTTTTTCTGCCACAACAGATAAATTCCCGATGTCTCGCACAAAGGCTAACGCTTTTATTTTAGATTCACGTACAACGTTTGCCAAAATGTTTACCTTGTCACGTTGCTCACTTACAACATAAAAATGTTCTACTTTCGCTTTGCTTTTTGCATCGGTTTCTACTTTTACTAACTCTGGTTCTTTCATTAGTTCTTTTGCAATAGAAATAGCCGCGTCATTAACTGTTGCAGAAATAAGTAAAACCTGTCTATCTGCTAACGTTGCTTTTACTATATTTTTAATCGATGGTAAATGTTCCGAAGTTAATAATTGATCACCTTCATCTAAGACGACTGTTTTTACTTCATGCATTTTTATCTTCTTCATCTGTACTAGTTCGATTAGACGACCTGGCGTTCCGACAATGATTTGTGGGCGATCTTTTAACTTTTCCAATTGGCGTTTAATGTTCACGCCTCCAATAATGGAAGTTGTAACAATATCGCTACCTTTCGTCCACTTTTGAAGTTCACCAAGAATCTGCATTGCTAACTCTTTTGATGGTGCTAGGATAATTGCTTGAGGATGCTGTTTTTCTTTATTTATTTTTTCGATGATTGGAATTAAATAAGCTAATGTTTTACCCGTACCTGTTGGAGATTCGATAAGTAAGTCATCTCCGGTTAAAATTTTTGGAATGGCTAGTTCTTGAACAGGTGTTGCAGTTTCAAACTCTGACTTTTCCCAAACTTGTTGTAAAAATGGTTGTAAAGATGAAATGATAGGTGTTGTCATAACTTGCTCCTTTGCGTGCTTTATCCATTCATTCTACTCTTTTTCTGCTCATAATCCAACTATCGTTTATTTTCCCACCTTTTTAATCTAATAATCCCAAACTTCGACTTGCATACATGATTCTTCTTTAATTGGAAAAATTAAGTACACTGACTACTTAAGGAGGATTACTAAAATGGAAGCAGAGAATTATACGGATGGTTTACCGAAAGCGCCTGAGCCTTTTTGGCTTCGATCTACGGAGTTATCTAGTTATCCTAAATTAGAACATGATTTACATACAGACATATGTATTGTTGGGGCTGGTATTACCGGTATTACAGCAGGGTATCAACTTATACAAGAAGGGTTTAAGGTTACCATCATTGATGCTGGAAAGATTTTAAATGGAACAACTGGCCATACAACGGCTAAGGTTACTGCCCAACACGGTGTGATTTATGACGAGTTACTAAATCATTTTGGAAAAGAAAAAACGAAGTTGTACTACGAAGCAAATAATAATGCCCTACATTATATAAAAAATTTAGTAGATCAAAAACGAATAGAATGTGATTTTTCCCTGCAAGATGCCTGTATATATGCAACAGGTGAACAAGGAGAACAAAAAGTTCAAAAGGAGTTGGATGCATATCGCAAATTAGGTATTCAAAGTGAACATAGATCGGAAGTTCCTTTTAACATTTCCGCCTTATCTGTTGCGGTGATGAAAGAGCAAGCTCAATTTCATCCATTAAAGTATTTAAAACGTCTAGTTGAGGAGTTTACTGAAAAGGGCGGAGAAATCTATGAAGGTACTGTTGCTGTTGATGTGGAAGAGTCACCTCAGCTAATAGTGAAAACAAAGACCGGCAACAAAATTCATTGCAAAACGATATTAGCTTGTTCCCACTTTCCTTTTTACGATGGCAAAGGTTTCTTTTTCACAAGAATGTATGCTGAAAGGTCTTACATTGTCGCAGCTAAAACGGAGAAAGAGTATCCGGATGGAATGTACTATAGTGCCGACCAGCCAACAAGATCGTTACGTTTCACTACAGATGGTGACGAAAAATTAGTGTTGATTGGTGGAGAAGGTCATAAAACGGGACAAGGAAAAAGTACACTGGAGCATTACAAAGCATTAAAACAATTCGGAGAAGAAGTGTTAGGCATAAAGCAAATTCCGTATCGATGGTCTGCTCAAGACTTATATACATTAGACAAAATACCTTATGTAGGACCAATCACACAAGGAAATCCGCGTATTCTTATTGCAACAGGCTTTAGAAAATGGGGCATGACAAATGGGACAGCTGCTGCTTTAATGATGCAAGACTTTATTATGGAAAAAGAAAATCCTTATTTAGATTTATTTTCTCCTTCTAGATTTGTAGCAGACCCTAGTTTGAAGAAATTCATTTCTACTAACTTTGATGTTGCGGGGCATTTGATGGAGGGAAAATTAGACAGACCTACAAAGCAGGTAGAAGAACTAGAACTGGATGAAGGTGCAGTAGTTTCTATTCACGGAGAGCGTGCGGGAGCGTATAAAGATGAGCATGGAGTCGTGCACTGCGTAGATACGACATGTACGCATTTAGGTTGTGAAGTCGAATGGAATGACGGAGAGAGAACGTGGGATTGCCCATGTCATGGCTCGCGTTTTTCGATACATGGTGAGGTGTTAGAAGGTCCTGCTGACAAGCCGTTGAAGCAATTAAATGCTGACTAAATGAGTGAGTTTCAATAAACGAACCGTAATTATGAAATTGATTGAAATAAAAAATGAAAAAGCAAGTGACTCCAGACATATGAGTACACTTGCTTTTTCCATTATCCTACTTGTTTCTCTTCTTCCAATTGGCTATCTAATTTTGCTACGGGCAAAAGGATCGTTACTTCAGTTCCTTCATCTATTTTACTAGCATAGTTTATTTTTCCATTCATTGTTTCAATGATCCGAATGGACACCATTGTTCCAAGGCCTGTTCCTTTTTCTTTTGTTGAATAAAATAACGATCCGATGCGGGATAATTGTTCACTTGTCATTCCTTTACCGGTATCTTTAATCGTCAGGCAAACTTGATTATCACGTAAATGCAGGTTGACGCTAACTCTACCATCCTGTGGAGTGGCTTCAATCGCATTTTTCACAATATTAACAAGAGCTTGTTTTAACTGATTTTTATCGGTTTCAATGATAATATTTTTTTCTAAATATTGATCAATTTGAACCCCTTTTGTCATCGCTAATGGGTTGATCAATAGTAAAACGTCCGTTATTAGTTCGTAAAGATAAAATTTTTCAATCTTTTTAAACTCAGGTTTAGCAAAGTTTAAATAGTCATTGATAATCGCTTCGGCTCTTCCTAGTTCCGTTAAAACTAAAGAGAGGTATTGAAAGTTTTGGCCTTTTTCTTGTTTTTGCATTAATTGCAGGAAACCTTTTACAACGGTTAACGGATTACGCACTTCGTGAGCAATGGATGCTGCTAATTCGCCTAATGTGTTTAATTTTTCTGCTCTTCTAATTTCTTCTTTCATTTTCTCCCGTTCAATCGCACTTTCTAAGAGCATGGAGGCAAAGCCAACACCTATCACTTGAATGACACCGAAAGAGATAATGTATATTAACACCTCAATATTTCCATCTAGCTTCATTTCATAAATGTCGTGAGAAAGTAAATATACGATTAATACGGAAAGCATAATCAGATTTGGCCAAAGTCCAAAAAGTACTGCTGCTTCTATTCTTTTTTTCTTTGATTGTATTTTTTGGAATATCCCGACAAATAAAAACGGTACCGAAGCCGCTAATATTCCACTGATGTAACCAAACGCAAGCGCCTCTCCACCAAGATATGTACGTGTGGCTAAAATGCTACCTAGAACCATCAGCCCTGCTTTTGGCCCTCCATATAAAATGGCCAAAACTAGCGGGATATAACGAAGGTCCCAATAAAGTCCGTACTCGTGATGTGCAAAAAGTAGACATAGACTGGCCGCTATCCCTTGTAACGTACCAATGAAAAAAGGAGACTTCCCAAAACGGTTATTATCTGAAACAATATAGTATATAAGTACTGGAGCTAATATAATTAACACATGTAATAGTAATTTCTCTGCTAGCATTAACATTCTCCATCCTACTTGTGAAAGTTTTTATATCTTTTCGACATAAATAGAAAAAAACCTTTATTTACTTCCTACAATTTTTATGCTAATAGACGAGGATGTTTGTCTATTTTTGTCGAATATACATTTAAAATGAAGTTGGAGGTTTCTAATATGAACTGTATAGATTGTGGGGTTCCTAATTTAATAGAAACACATGGTACTCTTTTTGTAATATTTGAGAAAAAGGATAATATGGAGACAGCTCGTATCCCACATAGTGAATACACATATCACTCATTAAACGAACTAACTAATTTCATTGAAGAGCTCGTAGCTACGTTACCCGAAACTGATTCAGAAAAACTATTAGTTAAAACTTTGGATATGCCATCCTATGAAGAGGTACATATATTTCATGAATTGTTGGCTAACCAGGACTTGATTCGAATTATGAGAGATGGCTCCTTTAAGACATTTTTCCAACCAATCGTTGATTTACAGTCAGAAAAGAACGCTATTTTTGCCTATGAATGTTTATTAAGACCGATTAAAGGTGGAGAGTTTTTGCCACCATATCCGTTATTTGAATTTGCTAGAAACGCCAATCTACACAATTTTTTAGATCAAAAGGCCCGTGAAAGTTCTATTATTTCAAGTAGCCAAAAGCTTAATGAAGATGTGAAGGTATTTATTAATTTCTTACCTTCGTCCATTTATAATCCTGAATTTTGTTTGCGTCATACTTTTCAAATTGTGAAGAAATATAATGTTTCACCAGAGAACTTAGTGTTTGAAGTAGTAGAGTCTGAGAAAATTAAAGATTTAGGACATCTACAAAATATATTCCGAACTTATAAAAATTCGGGCATGAAAGTTGCCCTTGACGATGTTGGTGCTGGTTATTCAACATTGGAAGTATTAGAGGCATTGAGGCCAGACTATGTGAAAATTGATAGAGACTATATTTCTTTTTGTGATAAGGATGTCGAGAAGCAAATGTTCCTGCAAAATGTAATGGGTATTTCTCGAAGATTAAATTTAAAAGTGTTAGCTGAAGGAATTGAGAGAAAAGAAGAGTTAGTGTTTTGTAGAGAATTGGGCATCCATTATGCACAAGGATATTATATTGGTAAGCCTTCGGAGGAACCGATGAAAGAAGAAGATTTGACGATTTGATTTTATGTATAAAAAAAGTGCGGTTGCCTATTAAAATGGCGTCCGCACTTTTTTATTATGAAGCTTTGTCGTCTTCTTTTTTGTATTCTTTTACCCAGAAATCTGCATTTTTAATGCCTAGCTTTTCAGGGTCGAAT is drawn from Bacillus alkalisoli and contains these coding sequences:
- a CDS encoding ATP-binding protein, encoding MLAEKLLLHVLIILAPVLIYYIVSDNNRFGKSPFFIGTLQGIAASLCLLFAHHEYGLYWDLRYIPLVLAILYGGPKAGLMVLGSILATRTYLGGEALAFGYISGILAASVPFLFVGIFQKIQSKKKRIEAAVLFGLWPNLIMLSVLIVYLLSHDIYEMKLDGNIEVLIYIISFGVIQVIGVGFASMLLESAIEREKMKEEIRRAEKLNTLGELAASIAHEVRNPLTVVKGFLQLMQKQEKGQNFQYLSLVLTELGRAEAIINDYLNFAKPEFKKIEKFYLYELITDVLLLINPLAMTKGVQIDQYLEKNIIIETDKNQLKQALVNIVKNAIEATPQDGRVSVNLHLRDNQVCLTIKDTGKGMTSEQLSRIGSLFYSTKEKGTGLGTMVSIRIIETMNGKINYASKIDEGTEVTILLPVAKLDSQLEEEKQVG
- a CDS encoding S1C family serine protease, yielding MKAKWIFSILTTIIIVVAGVYSYQWIKKNVPKQLALPSSLYVPIEDRSNETVPQQLKEIIYESQKLVVKIELPDGSYGSGFLYNDKGDIITNAHVVPNVKEVKVNTADSRELTGEVIGISVDTDVAVVRVPELEGIVPMRIAKSRKAELGDEVIALGSPLGLQNTVTTGIVSGLGRSFNIDAFRYDDMYQISAPIAPGNSGGPLIDSRTGEVIGINSAILEQGVIGFSIPIINVLPLVDTWIQTPMKSLPRIGVNMPGNNSGSSTTNEDIATYIVHYFFESINYRDYVTAYSLLGSDLQSSKSYEDLRKEYIDLVNIEVNAMFPETKGRNVEVIATTTVGQRDEGGLSTRQYKVTFELGQENDQTKILSMKQERID
- a CDS encoding zinc-ribbon domain-containing protein, with amino-acid sequence MFCHQCGAKVNQEANYCSNCGANLKEEDMSGENVEQEALLDRSSRAKQSKFRHYLPVILPIASLLVFATIISSYYFHEQNMNTKVIAMQSEAEEFALEGEYDKAKEILQAASDIRPNYHIVKNNIEVIKLMQDFQTSLQLLDEKILEKEYAEAEKLIIQLKESLPRIDGPLIKQLRSEIENKEATIKVSKIVEELEGLTTVSELARKLQVLSSVPSEDGAAVKEQVINRIVQLTVEEAELEIENKQFTRARSVIDRGLQYAVNDDRLLALRDRVQSEQEAFELAEQERLDKAIEAAEKEELQNKTAAVEVIHLEAELDDFGGLSVTGQIHNIATTGIYSVTITYNILDKEGVIIDTRQTTAYPYHIPQSQYGKFEDYYFGIFEEVKVEIENITWYLD
- a CDS encoding EAL domain-containing protein, with product MNCIDCGVPNLIETHGTLFVIFEKKDNMETARIPHSEYTYHSLNELTNFIEELVATLPETDSEKLLVKTLDMPSYEEVHIFHELLANQDLIRIMRDGSFKTFFQPIVDLQSEKNAIFAYECLLRPIKGGEFLPPYPLFEFARNANLHNFLDQKARESSIISSSQKLNEDVKVFINFLPSSIYNPEFCLRHTFQIVKKYNVSPENLVFEVVESEKIKDLGHLQNIFRTYKNSGMKVALDDVGAGYSTLEVLEALRPDYVKIDRDYISFCDKDVEKQMFLQNVMGISRRLNLKVLAEGIERKEELVFCRELGIHYAQGYYIGKPSEEPMKEEDLTI
- a CDS encoding DEAD/DEAH box helicase, with the protein product MTTPIISSLQPFLQQVWEKSEFETATPVQELAIPKILTGDDLLIESPTGTGKTLAYLIPIIEKINKEKQHPQAIILAPSKELAMQILGELQKWTKGSDIVTTSIIGGVNIKRQLEKLKDRPQIIVGTPGRLIELVQMKKIKMHEVKTVVLDEGDQLLTSEHLPSIKNIVKATLADRQVLLISATVNDAAISIAKELMKEPELVKVETDAKSKAKVEHFYVVSEQRDKVNILANVVRESKIKALAFVRDIGNLSVVAEKLAFKQLDVGVLHSDSSKKDRETALKEFRNAEYPILLATDIAARGLDIKELTHVIQYDIPQDASSYTHRSGRTGRQGATGTVISIVTPREERTLKQIAKEIGITLQKREVFGGNLVEEKPQRPQRTFKPKKKNAPTRNKKHTK
- a CDS encoding FAD-dependent oxidoreductase; the protein is MEAENYTDGLPKAPEPFWLRSTELSSYPKLEHDLHTDICIVGAGITGITAGYQLIQEGFKVTIIDAGKILNGTTGHTTAKVTAQHGVIYDELLNHFGKEKTKLYYEANNNALHYIKNLVDQKRIECDFSLQDACIYATGEQGEQKVQKELDAYRKLGIQSEHRSEVPFNISALSVAVMKEQAQFHPLKYLKRLVEEFTEKGGEIYEGTVAVDVEESPQLIVKTKTGNKIHCKTILACSHFPFYDGKGFFFTRMYAERSYIVAAKTEKEYPDGMYYSADQPTRSLRFTTDGDEKLVLIGGEGHKTGQGKSTLEHYKALKQFGEEVLGIKQIPYRWSAQDLYTLDKIPYVGPITQGNPRILIATGFRKWGMTNGTAAALMMQDFIMEKENPYLDLFSPSRFVADPSLKKFISTNFDVAGHLMEGKLDRPTKQVEELELDEGAVVSIHGERAGAYKDEHGVVHCVDTTCTHLGCEVEWNDGERTWDCPCHGSRFSIHGEVLEGPADKPLKQLNAD
- a CDS encoding C40 family peptidase, with amino-acid sequence MKTEVKVKVNKIFQTGMKFLGTPYQFGAPSFQVTTFDCSSFVHYIYGLHGVTLPRTSRQQALIGQRVPVEEMRPGDLLFFTTPKRKKNKGLSRVGHVAIYIGNDRILHTSRIEKKVSIASLDPYWRGVLIGVRRVV